A region of Desulfovibrio sp. UIB00 DNA encodes the following proteins:
- a CDS encoding site-specific integrase: MAVRTRMKTNYPGVFYRIAQRKGRPGEERIYYIVFKQDGKVIEEKVGRQYADDMTPARASGIRAERIEGKRLSRKEIRQATLAAKTAEAAKPTIARLWDQYQQAFPDRKDTKTDRLRFNLHLQDIFKDKIPNEITTIDVDKLRHKLLKTGRSPQTTKHVLALLRRVIMFGVKKGLCAAPDPSKLHFEMPKVDNQKTESFTADQLKKYLEAIDREPDQDAAAFLRLALVTGMRKGALMALRWTDIDYENGFILLRGEVAKKGKSERIPLSRAARAILQNISSTESPFVFPGKGGEQRKDFRKIAVRVKQHAGLPDDFRPLHGLRHAYASLLASSGKVDLYTLQKLLTHSSPQMTQRYAHLADEAMQRAANVADEIYDMDTNGSDACLSNRLATDLSND; the protein is encoded by the coding sequence ATGGCAGTACGCACACGCATGAAGACGAATTACCCGGGGGTCTTTTACCGAATTGCCCAACGAAAAGGTCGGCCAGGCGAGGAGCGCATATATTACATTGTCTTTAAGCAGGACGGCAAGGTTATTGAGGAAAAAGTGGGGAGACAGTACGCTGATGACATGACTCCCGCACGAGCATCTGGCATCAGGGCTGAGCGCATAGAAGGCAAACGTCTATCTCGCAAAGAAATTCGCCAAGCGACACTTGCGGCCAAGACGGCAGAAGCTGCCAAACCGACTATCGCTAGATTGTGGGATCAGTATCAACAAGCATTTCCAGACAGAAAGGATACGAAAACAGACAGATTGCGCTTCAACCTCCATTTGCAAGATATATTTAAAGACAAAATTCCTAATGAAATCACAACCATTGATGTTGACAAACTCCGCCACAAACTTCTGAAAACGGGCAGAAGCCCACAAACAACAAAGCACGTCCTTGCTCTGCTCCGCCGTGTAATCATGTTCGGCGTAAAAAAAGGGCTATGTGCAGCACCAGACCCTTCAAAACTTCACTTTGAGATGCCCAAGGTTGATAATCAAAAAACGGAAAGCTTTACCGCAGATCAGCTAAAAAAATACTTGGAAGCAATTGACAGGGAGCCTGATCAAGATGCTGCAGCATTCTTACGCCTTGCATTAGTTACGGGAATGCGTAAAGGCGCTCTGATGGCACTGCGATGGACCGATATTGATTATGAAAACGGATTTATTTTGTTGCGAGGCGAGGTTGCGAAGAAAGGCAAATCAGAGCGTATCCCCCTTTCACGCGCAGCACGGGCTATTTTGCAAAACATTTCTTCAACCGAGAGCCCTTTCGTTTTTCCGGGAAAAGGCGGTGAACAACGCAAAGATTTCCGAAAAATTGCTGTACGAGTAAAACAACATGCGGGGCTTCCAGACGACTTTCGCCCTCTCCATGGATTACGTCATGCATATGCTTCGCTCCTTGCCTCCAGCGGCAAGGTCGACCTATACACATTGCAGAAGTTGTTGACGCATTCCAGTCCGCAAATGACGCAGAGGTACGCCCATCTCGCCGATGAGGCGATGCAACGGGCAGCAAACGTCGCTGACGAAATTTACGATATGGACACCAATGGGAGTGACGCTTGCTTATCAAACAGGCTCGCTACAGACCTATCTAATGACTAG
- a CDS encoding helix-turn-helix domain-containing protein: protein MQAETQANQPRWLTEKQVAMLTGISCSSLQKQRFKGTGFPYVKVGTRLVRYSEADIAKYMQAHKIETGN, encoded by the coding sequence ATGCAGGCAGAAACTCAAGCCAATCAGCCCCGTTGGCTTACTGAAAAACAGGTCGCAATGCTCACAGGCATAAGTTGTTCGTCGCTCCAAAAGCAGCGCTTTAAAGGCACGGGTTTCCCTTATGTGAAAGTCGGCACTCGGCTTGTTCGTTATTCAGAGGCTGACATCGCTAAGTACATGCAGGCGCACAAAATCGAGACGGGCAACTAA
- a CDS encoding DUF3987 domain-containing protein produces MSYDGLVDFAEKNGGGARMGFGPNAVLPQNNVPLPSGQNFLRASPAPSNTEFPQTESHRFHFQGHTSVDPLEVLERANRCCKAAKEYKRNAEENERKNRIYRYQSRLSRVQITPIENLSLDWQIPFSMPHGIRTTANYLSSVTGLQPLGIAYAIMGAVSIATWGRVSIKLDDSWSEPAVDMLLQVSSAGTRKSSLASHLREPFDLFCAQLNETHEERSRNVKEKKRLTAKATERRSRTIIEAALKEGAAMGQKNELAILQRAIDEAAQFNSNLAQAVEISPRVQLLVDKATPFQLAATLSEQGECQGCITAEGNMVISKMVCSPESANLFLRGHTQEPYIYENAKRQINLTHPALPMINLVQPVVACKLYGNDTLNENGVTARFIPFFHSSVQNANFGFNVKDCLTTYRSKITDLLQIFHTQNKNADRYEVGVSPEALELVKEFEHDIRMNEIQRMPEDAAPCMLKAHGQAVRFAWDIHAWNNEQPHLHLISAKEMQAGIDLVRASFTHINHAYSPSGLIAYSVARRIIESLIHINDSWERGKLITEGIDSTTLQQRVGSKSKEVNNALRLLEAHNYLAVYDDATNNLKVILHHNFYRCA; encoded by the coding sequence ATGAGTTATGATGGCCTTGTCGATTTCGCCGAGAAAAATGGAGGGGGAGCTAGAATGGGTTTTGGGCCCAATGCTGTCCTCCCGCAAAATAACGTTCCCCTGCCATCTGGACAAAATTTTCTCCGGGCTTCACCTGCACCGAGCAATACGGAGTTTCCCCAGACCGAGTCGCATAGATTTCACTTTCAAGGTCATACCTCTGTGGATCCTCTTGAAGTGTTGGAGCGGGCGAACCGGTGTTGCAAAGCAGCAAAAGAATACAAAAGAAACGCGGAAGAAAATGAGCGCAAAAATCGCATCTACCGATATCAATCGAGGTTAAGTAGGGTTCAAATTACTCCGATCGAAAATTTATCTCTAGACTGGCAGATCCCATTCTCTATGCCACATGGTATACGCACTACCGCAAATTACCTTTCTAGTGTCACTGGCCTGCAGCCTCTTGGAATAGCATATGCCATAATGGGAGCCGTTTCCATTGCAACGTGGGGCAGGGTTTCCATCAAGCTAGATGATTCTTGGTCTGAACCTGCTGTTGATATGTTGCTGCAAGTCTCCAGCGCTGGCACAAGAAAGTCTTCACTTGCAAGCCATCTTCGTGAACCATTCGATCTGTTTTGCGCTCAACTTAACGAAACCCATGAGGAACGCTCAAGGAATGTCAAAGAGAAGAAGCGGCTGACTGCAAAGGCAACGGAACGTCGGTCAAGGACGATAATTGAAGCTGCGCTTAAGGAAGGGGCTGCGATGGGGCAGAAAAACGAGTTGGCTATTCTGCAACGAGCTATTGACGAAGCAGCGCAATTCAATAGCAACCTAGCACAAGCTGTGGAGATTTCCCCTAGGGTCCAGTTATTGGTAGATAAGGCCACACCTTTTCAGCTAGCGGCCACTCTTAGTGAGCAGGGTGAATGTCAAGGGTGTATAACCGCTGAAGGCAATATGGTCATAAGCAAGATGGTTTGTTCGCCAGAGTCTGCAAACCTATTTCTTCGGGGTCACACGCAGGAACCGTACATATACGAAAATGCCAAGAGACAAATCAATTTGACACATCCTGCGTTGCCAATGATCAACCTAGTGCAGCCTGTTGTGGCCTGTAAGTTGTATGGCAACGACACCTTGAATGAAAATGGCGTAACTGCTCGTTTTATACCGTTTTTTCACTCCAGTGTGCAAAATGCCAATTTTGGATTTAATGTGAAAGATTGTCTTACGACATATAGATCAAAGATAACAGACCTCCTCCAAATTTTTCACACGCAAAATAAAAATGCCGACCGCTATGAAGTTGGCGTATCCCCAGAAGCGCTAGAACTTGTGAAAGAATTTGAGCATGATATTCGCATGAACGAGATCCAACGTATGCCTGAAGATGCAGCTCCTTGTATGCTGAAGGCACATGGACAAGCAGTGCGCTTTGCATGGGATATTCATGCATGGAATAACGAGCAACCGCATTTACATCTCATCAGCGCCAAAGAAATGCAGGCAGGGATTGACCTGGTTCGCGCTTCTTTTACGCATATCAATCACGCTTACAGCCCCTCTGGATTGATCGCTTACAGCGTTGCAAGAAGAATCATTGAAAGCTTAATCCATATCAATGATAGCTGGGAACGGGGTAAGCTCATAACGGAGGGGATAGACTCGACAACTCTACAGCAACGCGTTGGAAGTAAGTCTAAAGAGGTAAACAACGCGCTACGGTTACTTGAAGCACATAACTATTTAGCTGTATACGACGATGCCACAAACAATCTGAAGGTCATTCTGCATCACAATTTCTATCGCTGTGCATAA
- a CDS encoding inovirus-type Gp2 protein: MQSATTSSTYRGYTINTGKHNNLPCNTKTLDQLTDNIEHMTLNHSKVLAVRLDIHSEKNSGRTLTRREVTRAIENTKRNINTKFKSSKNKPDLKVIVATEQTSAESNPHYHAMIFANGNAIQNGYSIYAELNEQVKNKLDTDNDGLVHFSESNGRKGIMIDRNSDDFEHQKNKAVYAGSYLAKTRSKEHNPKGSRVSSSSMINDNIYTQEANIRSN; encoded by the coding sequence ATGCAAAGCGCCACAACATCAAGTACGTATCGTGGATACACAATCAACACAGGTAAACACAATAATCTTCCATGCAACACTAAAACATTAGATCAACTAACTGACAACATTGAGCACATGACATTAAATCACTCTAAGGTTCTTGCTGTAAGACTTGATATACATTCAGAGAAAAATTCAGGAAGAACACTGACACGAAGAGAAGTCACACGTGCAATTGAAAACACTAAGAGAAATATCAATACAAAGTTTAAATCTTCAAAGAATAAGCCAGATCTCAAAGTCATTGTAGCAACAGAACAAACATCAGCAGAGTCTAACCCGCATTACCATGCCATGATATTTGCCAATGGCAATGCAATACAAAATGGGTACTCAATTTATGCAGAACTTAATGAACAAGTGAAGAACAAGCTTGATACCGATAACGATGGCCTTGTTCATTTTTCTGAGAGTAACGGACGGAAGGGCATAATGATCGATAGGAACTCTGATGATTTTGAACATCAGAAGAATAAAGCAGTTTATGCTGGGAGTTATCTGGCTAAAACAAGATCCAAGGAGCACAATCCCAAAGGGTCAAGAGTGTCATCCTCATCCATGATAAATGATAATATTTATACACAAGAGGCAAATATTAGGTCAAACTAA
- a CDS encoding diguanylate cyclase has protein sequence MSHFGHTKLSTVCIYGTILAIIIGVSIDLGLDLVERRTKIIQEKLDLASQQSQFMSQWFGTTVVSADYVLRDILDKIRPEKVVTCADNVPECQRYTPWLAKKMATIPSAFNLFLFDSDCKVRVSAEPLPNGMSGNLSFCMVRQPKTEDRMRLQYQPADESISLTPAILVSRSHVSSEGRFLGGAAAAFHFDELQNWLLSFPLSPHDVLAVIDGNARVLALNPPDSASLGETAIPSSNMPIITDARSASNFVAISPLDNRMRAYGVSNVENIPLLCVVGFDLDDSLNEWKSRVLQLFGGFLGMILLYMLALRAHLLTLKQRDDVRALATTDHLTGVANRRRLVLEGEQNVLLSLRYKRPLSIAMIDIDKFKSVNDQWGHPTGDRAIQALANAMSGITRIQDVVGRIGGEEFVIILPETDLNGAVVIAERLREYIQNDVCVASDENVTVRFTISIGIATLTMKDKKFDDLLMRADKALYAAKNGGRNQVFAV, from the coding sequence ATGTCACACTTCGGACACACCAAACTATCAACGGTTTGTATTTATGGTACAATACTTGCGATTATTATTGGTGTGTCTATTGATTTGGGGCTGGACTTGGTTGAGAGGAGAACCAAGATTATACAAGAAAAACTGGACCTCGCCTCCCAGCAAAGTCAATTTATGAGCCAATGGTTTGGAACGACCGTTGTATCTGCCGATTACGTCCTTCGTGACATTCTCGACAAAATCCGACCAGAGAAAGTTGTAACGTGTGCAGATAATGTTCCAGAATGCCAGCGGTATACTCCTTGGCTTGCCAAAAAAATGGCTACTATACCCAGTGCCTTCAACCTGTTTTTGTTTGATAGTGACTGTAAGGTTCGCGTGTCGGCAGAACCGTTACCTAATGGCATGAGTGGCAATTTGTCATTTTGTATGGTTCGCCAGCCTAAAACTGAAGATCGCATGCGCCTTCAGTACCAACCAGCTGATGAATCCATCTCACTCACTCCTGCAATACTCGTCTCCAGATCTCATGTTTCATCCGAAGGCCGTTTTTTGGGCGGTGCTGCGGCAGCTTTCCATTTTGATGAGCTCCAAAATTGGCTTTTGTCTTTTCCCCTTAGCCCGCATGATGTGTTGGCAGTGATTGATGGCAATGCTCGAGTGTTGGCACTCAATCCCCCGGATTCTGCGAGCCTTGGTGAAACGGCGATACCATCAAGCAATATGCCAATTATTACTGACGCGCGTTCTGCTTCGAACTTTGTTGCTATTTCTCCACTGGATAATCGCATGCGGGCTTACGGTGTCAGCAATGTAGAGAATATTCCTCTTTTATGTGTTGTAGGTTTCGATCTAGATGATAGTTTGAATGAATGGAAAAGCCGAGTGCTTCAGCTTTTTGGGGGATTTCTTGGCATGATATTGCTGTATATGCTTGCACTGCGCGCTCATTTATTGACATTAAAGCAACGGGATGATGTTCGCGCATTGGCAACAACGGATCACCTCACAGGTGTTGCAAATCGCCGTCGACTGGTTTTAGAGGGGGAACAAAACGTATTACTCAGTCTCAGATATAAAAGGCCATTGTCGATAGCAATGATTGATATCGACAAGTTCAAGTCTGTTAACGATCAATGGGGGCATCCGACCGGTGACAGGGCCATCCAGGCTCTTGCCAATGCCATGTCAGGCATCACCAGAATTCAGGATGTGGTGGGGCGTATTGGTGGGGAAGAATTTGTAATAATATTGCCAGAGACTGACTTGAATGGCGCTGTTGTGATCGCAGAACGTCTACGTGAGTATATCCAAAATGATGTTTGTGTTGCTTCCGATGAAAATGTTACTGTCAGATTTACAATAAGTATAGGAATTGCAACGCTCACTATGAAAGATAAAAAATTCGATGACTTGTTGATGCGGGCCGATAAGGCGTTGTATGCTGCAAAAAATGGAGGCAGAAATCAAGTTTTTGCAGTCTAG
- a CDS encoding linear amide C-N hydrolase has translation MCCKTINGEMVMLTNRALAAAVIASSLCLGLNATPASACSRILFNHGPHHVVARTMDLYIPDHAKIVVYPQGMERNGAVTVGQSHNWISKYGSVTVSSLGAGTSDGINEKGFVANLLYLHETKYEARDNRPGVSNAMVLQFLLDTSASVKEALESLNKTQVVSEQVAGRTWPLHISISDASGDSAVIEFVDGTMVVHHGSESNVMTNEPPLAWQLNNMKRYKYFGGSESLPGDIDPASRFLRASAFLKTTPAPKDTRDALAMAYGIAKTVSVPKGSENTSSMVGSEDTWPTLWTTLADSTNLYYFFQAAESPNMFWVDLSKINFAKGSPVLSVSGEDHSLNGEISAKLVQEKR, from the coding sequence ATGTGCTGCAAAACTATTAACGGGGAGATGGTTATGCTTACAAATCGAGCTCTTGCTGCCGCAGTTATCGCCTCCAGTTTGTGCCTTGGGCTGAATGCCACGCCTGCCAGTGCCTGTTCGCGCATTTTGTTTAACCATGGGCCGCACCATGTTGTTGCCCGTACCATGGATCTGTACATACCTGATCACGCAAAAATTGTGGTTTATCCGCAAGGCATGGAAAGAAATGGCGCGGTTACGGTGGGGCAGTCGCATAATTGGATATCAAAGTACGGAAGCGTTACAGTGTCTTCACTGGGGGCGGGAACCTCTGACGGCATCAATGAAAAAGGCTTTGTGGCCAATCTGCTGTATCTGCACGAAACAAAATATGAAGCTCGCGATAATCGCCCCGGTGTGTCCAACGCCATGGTGCTTCAGTTCCTTCTGGATACCTCGGCCTCTGTGAAGGAAGCGCTGGAATCCCTTAATAAGACACAGGTTGTTTCCGAACAGGTGGCCGGTCGAACCTGGCCTCTGCACATATCAATCTCTGATGCATCGGGCGACTCGGCCGTGATTGAATTTGTGGATGGAACCATGGTTGTACACCATGGGAGTGAGTCAAATGTCATGACAAACGAACCACCTCTCGCCTGGCAGCTCAACAACATGAAGCGCTACAAGTATTTTGGCGGCTCTGAGTCATTGCCTGGCGATATTGACCCTGCAAGCCGGTTTCTTCGCGCGTCAGCTTTTCTTAAAACAACTCCTGCGCCCAAAGATACGCGCGATGCGTTGGCCATGGCTTATGGCATTGCCAAAACGGTCTCTGTTCCCAAAGGTTCGGAAAATACATCAAGCATGGTTGGGTCTGAAGATACCTGGCCAACCTTGTGGACTACGCTGGCCGATTCTACCAATCTGTATTACTTTTTTCAGGCTGCCGAATCGCCCAATATGTTTTGGGTAGACCTCAGCAAAATAAATTTTGCCAAGGGTAGCCCTGTGCTGTCAGTTTCTGGTGAAGACCACTCGCTGAATGGCGAAATCTCGGCCAAACTGGTGCAAGAAAAGCGCTAG